The genome window GGCCGCTGCCGCTGCGGTATCACCGCCGGCATCAGAGGCCGCATTACTGGTCGCCGCTGCAGCGCCGCTGCTCAGGCTGTCAATTTGCTGATAGATCTGTTTTTGCCGCTCAACAACCTGATTCAGTTGATAGCTGTTTTCCTGAATCTGACCACGCAGTGAATCGATATCGCTTTGCGTTGCATTAAGCTGCTGTTGAAGCTGTTGAAGAAGCTGAGCCTGTGCATTGGAAATGCGCTCAAGGGAGGTGACACGGTCTTCTACCGAGCCGGAGCCGACGCTACTGATTAATGCCTGAGCATTAGCGGCCCAGGGGGCCGCTAAGCCAATCAGTAACGACAGACTCAACAAGTGAGGTCTGAAGCTACTAATCATGTGACTCTCTTAGTATACCAAGACGGCACGGCGGTTTTTGGAATAAGCCGCTTCGTCATGACCAAGAACCGCAGGCTTCTCTTTACCGTAAGAAACGATAGAGATCTGATCGGCAGAAACGCCTTTACCCTGCAGGTACATCTTCACTGCGTTAGCACGACGCTCGCCCAGTGCAATGTTGTATTCCGGCGTACCGCGCTCATCTGCATGACCTTCAACGGTAACTTTGTAGGACGGGTTATTACGCAGGAAAGTCGCGTGCGCATCCAGCATCTGAGCGAAGTCAGAACGGATGTCATATTTGTCCAGGTCAAAGTAAACGATGTTGTTCTGCTGCAGCTGCTGCATCTGCAGACGCGCCTGCTCGTCAGAAGACATGTTGCCGCCGTTCATGCCATTGCCGCTACCGTATGCACCATCAGCGCCGCCCATACCGTTGGTCTGGTCGTTGTCGTTGTTTTTGTGCGAGCTACATGCAGCTACAGCGATTACCGGCAGAGCCAGCATTAAACCTTTCAGCACTTTGTTCAGTTGCATTTCTAAATCCTGTTATTAGTTTGCCATACATATTTACACATGCATCACAGATACGGCGACCAGGCAGGAAATTTGACCTGTCCATCAGTCGCCGGAAGACGCGCTTTGAAACGCCCATCT of Pantoea alhagi contains these proteins:
- the pal gene encoding peptidoglycan-associated lipoprotein Pal gives rise to the protein MQLNKVLKGLMLALPVIAVAACSSHKNNDNDQTNGMGGADGAYGSGNGMNGGNMSSDEQARLQMQQLQQNNIVYFDLDKYDIRSDFAQMLDAHATFLRNNPSYKVTVEGHADERGTPEYNIALGERRANAVKMYLQGKGVSADQISIVSYGKEKPAVLGHDEAAYSKNRRAVLVY